AACACATAAGTTTTAAAAATCAAAGATTTTCTAACATCTAACATCTAACATCTAACATCTAACATCTAACATCTAACATCTAACAAAAATATGGTTGTAACTGTAAAAGCAAGTTTAGGCAAAACAAAATATTACACGGAAGTTGTCGCAGGTGAAAACCGTCTGATCACTGACGAACCCATCGACAAAGGCGGACAAAACAAGGGGTTTAATCCTTTTGAGATTCTTGCAACTTCTTTGGCAAGCTGTACTGCAGCCACTTTAAGAATGTACATCGACAGAAAAGAATGGGACGTTGAAAAAATTGACGTAGAAGTCGAGTTGGAAAATTTCCCTCTAACAAAACTGGCAGTTTTTAAAAGAAACATAAGTTTTGAAGGAAATGATTTGAGTGAAGAACAACTAAAAAGACTTCACACCATTGCGGATGCTTGTCCGGTACATAAAATGTTAAATAACGAAATAGAAATACAAACCAAATTTTCTTAAATATGATAGACGTAAAACAAAACAACGACGAAAAACACGGAAGCTTTGAAGCATTGATCGATGGAAGAAGAGCGGGATTAATGACCTATACTTGGGCAGGTGAAGACCGATTCATCATCGATCACACCGAAGTTGAAGAAGCCTACAACGGAAAAGGGGTAGGAAAAGAAATGCTGATAAAAGCGGTAGAATTTGCAAGAGAAAAAGGTAAAAAGATCATTCCTCTTTGTCCGTTTGCAAAAGCGACTTTCCAGAAAAACGAAGACTTGCGTGACGTTTTATAAAACGGGATGTTAAAATCCCATAGATTTCACAAATTTTCGCAGATGATTGAGAAGAAAATCTGTGCAATCTGTGCAATCTGTGAGAAGAAAATAGATCGCCACGAATACACGAATTTAACCGTTACTATTTTTCATTAAACAAAAATTCGTGCATTGGTGGCAAAAAAATTCACAAGTTATCTATCTCCGTGAAGAAATAATTTTAATTGATCTTAAAGTTTTTTCTTCACGGATCTTTTATTTTAGATCAAATATTAATTTGGGGAAATTACGATCTTTGCAAAACTTTCATCATTAAATATCCAACATCCGCTACATTCGAAAAAAAACTATATTTGCTGAAATTTAAATTGTAAACATGAATTCCGGAACTATACTTTTGCTATTTGTTTTTGTTTATTTCATTGGTCTTTTGGTGATTTCTTATTTTACGAGCCGAAATTCTGATAACCAGTCTTTTTTTATTGGAAACAAAAAAAGTAAATGGTGGCTCGTTGCTTTCGGGATGATCGGAACCAGCTTAAGTGGAGTTACCTTTATTTCCGTTCCGGGAACAGTGGGTAAAATGACCGGAAGCGAATATATTTTCGGTGGTTTTGAATATTACATGATGGTGATCGGGTTTTTCATCGGATATTTTATTGTGGCAGCAATATTACTTCCACTCTATTATAAGATGAATCTGACTTCGATCTACACCTATTTAGGAAAAAGATTCAATGTAGAAGCGCATAAAATTGGTTCTGTATTTTTTATCGTTTCAAGAGCGATCGGAGCGACAGCAAGATTATATTTGGTAGTCAATGTTTTACAGATATTTTTATTGGAAGGTTTAGGCGTTCCGTTTTGGGTAACCGCTTTGGTGCTTCTATTAATGGTGCTTTTATATACTTTTGAAGGCGGTGTAAAAACCATTGTCATTACCGATACATTGCAGACTTCGTTTATGATCATCAGTTTAATTGCATGTATTGTTTACATTTTATCCAATTTAAATTTATCTTTTGGCGAAGCTTACACGATCTTAGAACAGAAAAATTATACTCATTTCATCAATTTTGATCCTAATTCCAAGACATTTTTCCTCAAAACTATTTTAGGCGGAATTTTCATTACCATCGCAATGACCGGATTGGATCAGGAAATGATGCAGAAAAATATTTCGGTTGATAATCTTCAGAATTCAAAGAAAAACATGCTGACTTTTGCGGGAACATTGCTTTTTGTAAATCTTGCATTTTTATTTTTAGGAGGTTTACTTTATCTTTTTGCATTACAAAATGGCGCAGAATATGGTCAAATTAGTAACATTGTGAATGGAAAAGAAGTTATTTCTAATGTTTTCGGATTTAAAGACGCTGCTGGAAATATCAAGAACGTAATGGGCGATGATCTATTCCCGTCTTTATCTCTTCAGGGGCATTTCCCGAGGATTATTTCTGTCATCTTTATTATCGGATTGATTTCCGCTTTGTTTCCTTCTGCGGATGGAGCTTTAACGGCGGTTACAAGTTCATATTGCGTTGACCTTTTAAATCTTAATGAAGACAAAAACAAAACCGAAAAAGAGAAAAAACGTTTAAGAATGAAAGTTCATTTGATCTTTACCGTAGTTTTCTTTATTTTAATTATGGTTTTCAAAGCAATGAATGATAAGTCCATCGTTTATTTGATCATGGAAATCGCAGGTTACACTTACGGACCACTTTTAGGACTTTTTGCCTTCGGAATTTTCACCAAATTTAAAATTTCTAAAAAGTATTCTATCTTAACTGTTACACTTTTAGCGCCGGTTTTAACTTACATCATTAACATGTTAGTAACCAATTACACAGATTACAGAATTGGTGTCGAACTAATTATTCTGAACGGATTACTAACTTTCATTGGATTGTGGTTGGTAAAGAATAAGAATTATTTGAAAGTGGTTTAATATTAATCATTTAAACAACTTAAAGATGTTATTAAATAAAACAAAATTATTAATCACAATAATTACATTATTAGTTGTTACAAGTAACGTTTCTGCCCAAGATCAAATGGCTCAATTTTCTGATAAAATAGATTTTAATATTCTTAATGAAATTATTAAAATGTCAGATGATACAGTTTATGTTAGCAACACAAACAACAATCATTTATCAAAAGATAGCCTTTTCTATTTTTATGATAAAAATGGAAATAAAGCAATTAAAATGGGTTATGAAGTTGCTTATCCCTTTACAGGAAAATCAACAATTGTTAAAAACAATGGCAATTGGGGGCTTATCAATCGTCTCGGTGAATTTATTTATCAATCACAGTTTCCTTTTCCAATAAAGTTATCTTCTTATGAAAAATATGGAATTTTCGATGATGGAAGAACTATATATAACTTAAGAAGTGGTATACAAGAATCTGGGTTCATCAACTGTGCCGAGCCATTAACTCCTGATTATTTTATTATCAAAACACAATCAAAAAAATATCAATTAGTAAATAAAAAAGAGCAAAAATTTATTTTTAAATCAGAAATGGATTTAATTATTTCACAGAATTTTTTAATATATAACAACAGACCTAATTTACTCATCTTAAAAAAGAATGATAAATACGGATTATATCTTTCTAATGGTAATGAAATTTTGAAAATTAAACATGAAAAAATTCAGTTCTTAGGAAAGTATATAATGTTACTTGAAAATAAAGTTTGGAAATATTACTTATTCGAAAATAACAAGTTAAAGTTAATTGTTTCCTCAGAATTTCAATGTACTAGTCCTACTTATCAAAGCAATGCTATTGGTGTATATTCAAAAGATAAAAAATATAATATATTAAAAACCAATGGTGAAAATTTATCTCAAGAATTCGATTACATTAATGTTGATGGAACTTTGGGTATTATGAACAATTCACTCGTGATATTTAATTCAAAAACCAATTTTTATATTTTTTATAAAAAGTAAAACTACTGCCAAAGTGTCTGTTTAAATATTTCTCATCAAATTCAAAATAAAATCCAGACGGAGAGATGATACAGCGATGATACAGAAACTGTATAGAAGTAAATCATGTCAGAATGTCAAATCTCTTTTATTGTTTAATATTAAGTTCGGCTAAAGACTAATCCAAACCTCTTTAAGCTTTGTCAAAGATGTTCAACTTCGGCAAGTGAATAAAACTAAATCTTCGTAGAAAAGTCTCAAATTTTGCATTTCCATAAGCCGACAAAAAATTGTAAATTTGCATGCAAATAAATCCTAATATATGAGTAAAAGTATTGAAGAGCTGAAATCTCTTACAACACAAATCAGAAGAGACATTTTAAGAATGGTTCACGCTGTAAATTCTGGGCATCCAGGTGGAAGTTTGGGCTGTACTGAGTACTTCACAGCATTGTATGGTAAAGTAATGAACTACAATCTTCCTTTCACAATGGAAGGTAAAAATGAAGATCACTTCTATCTTTCAAACGGACATATTTCGCCGGTTTTCTATTCTACATTGGCTAGATTCGACTTCTTCCCAGTTGACGAACTGAAAACTTTCAGAAAATTAGATTCAAGATTACAAGGTCACCCAACCACTCACGAAGGTTTGGAAGGAGTAAGAGTTGCTTCAGGATCTCTAGGACAAGGTCTGTCTGTAGCTTTAGGTGTTGCACAGGGGAAAAAATTAGACGGTGATACCTCTTTAGTTTACTCTCTTCACGGAGACGGAGAATTGCAGGAAGGACAAATCTGGGAAGCTTTGATGTATGCTGCTGCAAACAAAGTAGACAACATTATTTCTACTATCGATTACAACGGACAGCAAATTGATGGAAGCACAGAAAATGTACTTTCATTAGGAAATCTTCATGCAAAACTAGAATCTTTCGGATGGACAGTTTTGGAAGAGAAAAACGGTAACGATCTTGAAGCGGTAATTGCAATTTTAGAATTAGCAAAAACTGAAACAGGAAAAGGAAAACCAGTGGTAATTATCCTTCATACAGAAATGGGAGCTGGTGTAGATTTCATGATGGGAACTCACGCTTGGCATGGAAAAGCTCCAAACGACGAGCAATTGGATACTGCTTTCAAACAATTGTACTTAGAAGCTCCAGCTGACTATTAATTATAAATGATAAATTATCATCGATAAATGATACGATTCAATATCATTGATCACACATCATTTATCAATTATCAAAATTTAAGTAAAATGAAATATACATATACAGAAAAAAAAGATACACGTTCAGGTTTTGGGGCTGGTTTAGCTGAATTAGCTGATAAAAACCCAAATGTAGTTGCATTATGTGCAGACCTTATCGGTTCTTTGAAAATGGAAAAATTCATCGAAAAAGCTCCTGAAAGATTTTACCAAGTTGGTATCGCAGAAGCAAATATGATGGGTCTTGCTGCAGGTTTAAGCATCACGGGAAAAATTCCTTTTACCGGAACTTTTGCTAACTTCTCTACATCAAGAGTGTATGACCAAATTCGTCAGTCAATTGCATATTCAGATAAAAACGTTAAAATCTGTGCTTCTCACGCAGGTCTTACCTTAGGAGAAGACGGAGCAACACACCAGGTTTTAGAAGACATCGGGATGATGAAAATGCTTCCTGGGATGACGGTTATCAATCCTTGCGATTACAACCAAACAAAAGCTGCAACCTTGGCAATCGCAGACCACCACGGCCCTGTATATTTAAGATTCGGAAGACCAACTGTTCCAGTTTTCATTCCGGAAGATATGCCTTTCGAGATTGGAAAAGGTATTCTTTTGCAGGAAGGAACTGATGTAACGATTGTTGCAACAGGTCACTTGGTTTGGGAATCTTTAGTTGCTGCAGATGAGCTTGAAAAAGAAGGTATTTCTTGTGAGGTAATCAATATTCACACAATTAAACCTTTAGATGAAGAAATCATCTTAAAATCTGTTGAAAAAACAGGTAAAATTGTAACTGCTGAAGAACATAACTACTTAGGTGGTTTAGGTGAATCAGTTGCGGGAATGTTGGCAAGAAAAAGACCTACAAGACAGGAATTCGTTGCGGTAAACGATACTTTCGGAGAATCTGCTACACCAGCTGAATTAATGAAAAAATATAAAATCGACGCTGCAGCTGTAAAAGAAGCAGTGAAGAGAATTTTAGCATAATATTTTCATTTAAAATGAAGAAAAGCATCCAAATTTTGGATGCTTTTTTATTTTGATTTTACAAAGGTAGCACTCCTACGGAGAGCAACTTACCTATTCTATCCTACTTCTACACAGATATTGCTCCTATGGAGCAATTCATTTATTCGTTTCTTTGATAAACTTGAGATACGACTACAACAAAAAAACCGACAACTGTCGGCTTTTATTTATAAAAATATCTTTAATAAATTATTTGAAAAATTTCCATTTTGGAATAATTGCCAACATTCCAAATCCTGTAAAAAGGAAAAGGTTGGTAACATCGGTGTATAAAAATGTTGACAAATAATAATTATGCATCAGGAAATGGAAAACTAATAATACAGGAAAAGCAAACATCCCGATTTTCTTGTAAAAAAACATCAGAACAAGACTTATCATCATTAAAGCATCGACAGTGAAAATCACATAAAAATACCATCTCGGTATATTGAGATACTCGTGCTGTAGAAACTCATCAACATCAATTCCTAGCCCCATAATGGTGAACAAAAGCAGAGAAGCCAGTGCCAAAATAAAACCCCATCCTTTCTTTGGATCTACATCAAAATAGCTGTATTCTTTATATTCCTTTTCCATACTGCAAAAATAAAGAACTTATGAATGATTTCATAAGTTCTTAGGTATTTATATCGTCTAAAATTCGATTAAATTGAGATTGCGTTGATCAATCTGTTTTTATCGCTTAAGAATTCTTCCATAGAGATCATAGATTCAGTTCTCATTACGTCCTGAATATCATCAATCTGATAGATAATTCTTTTTGCATCGTTTGTATTTTTAGCTCTTACCTTACAGAAGATATTGTATTTTCCAGAGATTACACTCGCTTCGATAACGTTTGGAATTGTTCCTAACTCTTTCAAAACTTCTTGCGTACGGTTTGATTTTGTTAAAAGAATTCCGATAAAAGCAGTGAAATGGTAATCTAGTTTACCATAATCAAGATTAAGAGATGATCCTAAAATAATACCTGCATCTTCCATTTTCTTCACTCTTACGTGAATTGTACCCGCAGAAACGTCCATCTGCTTAGCAATTTCTGTAAAAGGCATTCTTGTGTTTTCTACTAAGAAATCAAGAATTTTCTTGTCTATTTCGTCCAGTTGATAGTTCATATTAGTGAAATTATATTTTTCCTAAAAAATCGATAAATTTTTTACAAAATTAAAAAAAATAATTAAACTAAAAAAATAATCTCAAACATTAACAATAATTAACACGTATGATAAAAATCATTAAAAACTTACGGCTTTTTGGCACTTGATTTTGCAGAATCTGTTTTTATTTCAACTTTGTCAGTAGCTGACTTTTTGTCTTTTTTCTTCTTTTTGAATAAAGAATTGAAGCTTTTGCTCCAAACAATACCTCCACCATACGCCTGATTTGCAGAACCATTCGTTCCTACAGTTCCTACACCCATTCCGATGTTCGTAGGTTTAGAATAACCTCTCAAGACCAATGTACCATCGTTTTTCTTAGAAATGTCATATTCTACCGACCCTTCACCGGAAAGATAATTGTTGCTTGTACTTTCTGTTTTGGTAAGTGGAATCCCCAAGCCCGTTTTCACCGTAATTCGAGGTGATAAATCAAAACTAACCCCTGCATTCGCTCGGTCGCCAGTATTAGAAAACTGATCATTTCCTTTTACGTAATTCAAATCAATTTGAAATTCGTTACTCACTGTATTCAAAACTGAACCCAATTGCTTTAATAGCATATTATATCCCGAAGACTCTGCTATACCTGCAGCATCAATAGTTAATCCTCCACCGGAATTTGAAACATTAAACATATTAAGCAATAATATAGAACCAAATTGTAAAACATTTTCGCCTTCCGTCTGATTAATTTTTGCAGCTAAAGTTTCTTTTACCTGGCTCGAAACATCAAGCGCGGTTACATTTAATGCAACTTTAGGATCATTTAAAGTATTGGTAATATTTGCCTGTAACAATACACTGATTGGCTGTAATTGTCCCATATTTAAATAATCTCCAGCATTAGAAACCATTCTTACATAATTTGCAGAAATATCCAAAGCAGGCTTCATCGCATCACCATCCCATCTGATGCTGCTATTTTTTTGAATCTGAAAAGTTCTGTTAAGGATTGCTTTAGACACGAAAGTTCCATTGTCAACCATATAAGATCCGTTCATGGCTATATTTCCTTGCCGATTCATCTGGAATCTCAGATTATTGGCCATTCCTTTCACCGTAATATTTCCTACATCATCTCCTACCAAAACATTTACTGTGGTCCCTTTATCAACATCCAAACTGAAATCAATATTCATATTGGCTCCGGTTTTCTTTTTTTCTTCTAAAGTAACTAAACCGTCTTTTCCCTCTTTCAAAAACCTCAGCATTTTAAATTCTTCAACATTGGAAGTAGAACTTGAGTTAAAAGTAAATGTACTACCATTTAGAGCCTTCATATTTGGAGTAGAAAGATTTAAAGCAGAAACTGGTCCGTCAACATATAAATCACCTTGTCCGTAAACTCTACCCCAA
Above is a genomic segment from Chryseobacterium mulctrae containing:
- a CDS encoding GNAT family N-acetyltransferase, with the protein product MIDVKQNNDEKHGSFEALIDGRRAGLMTYTWAGEDRFIIDHTEVEEAYNGKGVGKEMLIKAVEFAREKGKKIIPLCPFAKATFQKNEDLRDVL
- a CDS encoding OsmC family protein: MVVTVKASLGKTKYYTEVVAGENRLITDEPIDKGGQNKGFNPFEILATSLASCTAATLRMYIDRKEWDVEKIDVEVELENFPLTKLAVFKRNISFEGNDLSEEQLKRLHTIADACPVHKMLNNEIEIQTKFS
- a CDS encoding Lrp/AsnC family transcriptional regulator, whose amino-acid sequence is MNYQLDEIDKKILDFLVENTRMPFTEIAKQMDVSAGTIHVRVKKMEDAGIILGSSLNLDYGKLDYHFTAFIGILLTKSNRTQEVLKELGTIPNVIEASVISGKYNIFCKVRAKNTNDAKRIIYQIDDIQDVMRTESMISMEEFLSDKNRLINAISI
- a CDS encoding WG repeat-containing protein produces the protein MLLNKTKLLITIITLLVVTSNVSAQDQMAQFSDKIDFNILNEIIKMSDDTVYVSNTNNNHLSKDSLFYFYDKNGNKAIKMGYEVAYPFTGKSTIVKNNGNWGLINRLGEFIYQSQFPFPIKLSSYEKYGIFDDGRTIYNLRSGIQESGFINCAEPLTPDYFIIKTQSKKYQLVNKKEQKFIFKSEMDLIISQNFLIYNNRPNLLILKKNDKYGLYLSNGNEILKIKHEKIQFLGKYIMLLENKVWKYYLFENNKLKLIVSSEFQCTSPTYQSNAIGVYSKDKKYNILKTNGENLSQEFDYINVDGTLGIMNNSLVIFNSKTNFYIFYKK
- a CDS encoding transketolase gives rise to the protein MSKSIEELKSLTTQIRRDILRMVHAVNSGHPGGSLGCTEYFTALYGKVMNYNLPFTMEGKNEDHFYLSNGHISPVFYSTLARFDFFPVDELKTFRKLDSRLQGHPTTHEGLEGVRVASGSLGQGLSVALGVAQGKKLDGDTSLVYSLHGDGELQEGQIWEALMYAAANKVDNIISTIDYNGQQIDGSTENVLSLGNLHAKLESFGWTVLEEKNGNDLEAVIAILELAKTETGKGKPVVIILHTEMGAGVDFMMGTHAWHGKAPNDEQLDTAFKQLYLEAPADY
- a CDS encoding sodium:solute symporter, translated to MNSGTILLLFVFVYFIGLLVISYFTSRNSDNQSFFIGNKKSKWWLVAFGMIGTSLSGVTFISVPGTVGKMTGSEYIFGGFEYYMMVIGFFIGYFIVAAILLPLYYKMNLTSIYTYLGKRFNVEAHKIGSVFFIVSRAIGATARLYLVVNVLQIFLLEGLGVPFWVTALVLLLMVLLYTFEGGVKTIVITDTLQTSFMIISLIACIVYILSNLNLSFGEAYTILEQKNYTHFINFDPNSKTFFLKTILGGIFITIAMTGLDQEMMQKNISVDNLQNSKKNMLTFAGTLLFVNLAFLFLGGLLYLFALQNGAEYGQISNIVNGKEVISNVFGFKDAAGNIKNVMGDDLFPSLSLQGHFPRIISVIFIIGLISALFPSADGALTAVTSSYCVDLLNLNEDKNKTEKEKKRLRMKVHLIFTVVFFILIMVFKAMNDKSIVYLIMEIAGYTYGPLLGLFAFGIFTKFKISKKYSILTVTLLAPVLTYIINMLVTNYTDYRIGVELIILNGLLTFIGLWLVKNKNYLKVV
- a CDS encoding transketolase family protein, whose protein sequence is MKYTYTEKKDTRSGFGAGLAELADKNPNVVALCADLIGSLKMEKFIEKAPERFYQVGIAEANMMGLAAGLSITGKIPFTGTFANFSTSRVYDQIRQSIAYSDKNVKICASHAGLTLGEDGATHQVLEDIGMMKMLPGMTVINPCDYNQTKAATLAIADHHGPVYLRFGRPTVPVFIPEDMPFEIGKGILLQEGTDVTIVATGHLVWESLVAADELEKEGISCEVINIHTIKPLDEEIILKSVEKTGKIVTAEEHNYLGGLGESVAGMLARKRPTRQEFVAVNDTFGESATPAELMKKYKIDAAAVKEAVKRILA